From one Macaca nemestrina isolate mMacNem1 chromosome 3, mMacNem.hap1, whole genome shotgun sequence genomic stretch:
- the LOC105488616 gene encoding cathepsin O, translating to MELWTLLWLLWLLCRGGGDADSHAPFTPTWQRSREHEAAAFRESLNRHRYLNSLSPGENSTAFYGINQFSYLFPEEFKAIYLRSKPSKFPRYSAEVHRSIPNVSWPLRFDWRDKHVVTQVRNQQTCGGCWAFSVVGAVESAYAIKGKPLEDLSVQQVIDCSYTNYGCNGGSTLNALNWLNKMQVKLVKDSEYPFKAQNGLCHYFSGSHSGFSIKGYSAYDFSNQEDEMAKALLTFGPLVVIVDAVSWQDYLGGIIQHHCSSGEANHAVLITGFDKTGSTPYWIVRNSWGSSWGVDGYAHVKMGSNVCGIADSVSSIFV from the exons ATGGAGCTCTGGAcgctgctgtggctgctgtggctTCTGTGCCGGGGCGGCGGCGATGCGGACTCCCACGCCCCCTTCACCCCGACCTGGCAGCGGAGCCGCGAGCATGAGGCCGCCGCCTTCCGG gaAAGCCTTAATAGACATAGATACTTGAATTCTTTATCTCCCGGTGAAAACTCCACCGCCTTCTATGGAATAAATCAGTTTTCCTATTTGTTTCCTGAAGAGTTTAAAG CCATTTATTTAAGAAGCAAACCTTCCAAGTTTCCCAGATACTCAGCAGAAGTACATAGGTCCATCCCCAATGTGTCTTGGCCATTAAGATTTGACTGGCGGGACAAGCATGTTGTGACACAAGTGAGAAACCAGCAGACG tGTGGAGGATGCTGGGCCTTCAGCGTGGTGGGGGCAGTGGAATCTGCATATGCAATAAAAGGGAAGCCCCTGGAAGACCTAAGTGTCCAGCAGGTCATTGACTGTTCGTATACTAATTATGGCTGCAATGGAGGCTCTACTCTCAATGCTTTGAACTGGTTAAACAAG atGCAAGTAAAACTGGTGAAAGATTCAGAATATCCTTTTAAAGCACAAAATGGTCTGTGCCATTACTTTTCTGGTTCACATTCTGGATTTTCAATCAAAGGTTATTCTGCATATGACTTCAG TAACCAAGAAGATGAAATGGCAAAAGCACTTCTTACCTTTGGCCCTTTGGTAGTCATAGTAGATGCAGTGAGCTGGCAAGATTATCTGGGAGGCATTATACAGCATCACTGCTCTAGTGGAGAAGCAAATCATGCAGTTCTCATAACTGGGTTTGATAAAACAG GAAGCACTCCATATTGGATTGTGCGGAATTCTTGGGGAAGTTCATGGGGAGTAGATGGTTACGCCCATGTCAAAATGGGAAGTAATGTTTGTG gTATTGCAGATTCTGTTTCTTCTATATTTGTATGA